The window GGCTCAGGGTTCTGCTCGCGGCTGTGGGGATGGGGTCGGACACTGGTATGGGGTGCAATTTGGGGGTGCAGGGAATCCTATGGATTAGCTGAGCAAGGGTGAGAGTGCCAGAGAGGTGCAGGGTCTGGGGCACCCTCTTTTTGGGTCCCCCCCTAGCCTCAAGCCATTAATCCAGGACTCATTAGGATGGGGAAAGAGGCTgagctggacacctgggtccctgtgACGCAGGGTGCCACGGCTTGGGAGCTGGCAGACCCCATGGCTGGTGTATTTATACCCAGGGGATTGGGTTACAGGCTGCGCTGagcggggggagcagggcaccCCCACAGCGAGGAGCTGGGTGTCCCCTGCCATGGAGCCACTCACCCGGGTTCACAAAGGCCGGCGAGGTGGGTGGGGGGGCTGCAGGGATCCAGGAACAGCCCCCAGGCCCACACCGGCCTTGGTCTGGCTCCCAACAGTGCCTTGGCACCTGGCCCATCACCTATTTATAGATGAGGGTAGATCCCAGTGCCCAGGTGTAACGTCACCCCAGGCAGTGCTGTCAGGGAGCCTGCAGCACTCCTCGGGGTTAGGGTCTGGCCCCACACTGGACCCTTCAGGAGGTGCTTCTCCGGGAGTGCGGGTGCCTGCTCGGGGTGCTGGGAGGGGACAGGCTCTTAAACAACAGTCTCATGGGTGCCATCCCGATGTGGGGGCACCCGCACGACCCAAGCACTGGCAGGCAAAGGAGgggtggagaaactgaggcaggggggAGTGGAGGGCGACAGGGTCAGGTACTTTCCGAAGGACTAGGACAGCtgctggggagaaggaggagggagccTAGTGCTGCCACCCCGAAAGGGCATGACCTGGGGGCACCTGCCAGCAGGCAAAAAAGTGAGCATGACTTGAGTCAGGGACAGGAGGGAACAGGGTGGAGGTGAGCCAAAGTCAGAGCTGAGGTTGACGGCACTCCCAGCTGCTCTCAGCGCTCTGGCCACGGTGAAGACACCCCAAAAAACACACAGCACTGAGTATTCCAGGGTGCCAGAATGATGGGATCCCCCAACACCACCTGACTCTTCTGCACGCCGCTCACGCCAGTGTGCCCCGGAGCTTCCCCACCAAGAGACCCCAACGGCTCGGACACGTCCTtcacctccagctgcctctaTTAATGCGGAgcttggggagggctgggggtgcccctggGGTGCCATCCCTGTGGGGACCAGCAGGACAGACAGGagcctcaggctggcagcagcacaggcggcTCATCCTCGTCAGAGTCGAACTCGGCATTCTCGTCCTTCACCCACTTGCCGGAGCGGTCCTGGATCCAGCCGGCACTggggatggatggacagacagtGAGATGTGGCTTGTTACAGGGCTCCCTGCACCAATGGGGCCTGACTCACCTCCGGAGCTGCAGGTACTGCTCCAGGGCCTGGCATCTCTCGGGGTTGAGGGCTTCGGGCTGGCTTGCAGGCGACGACGAAGCTTttcctttgccgcctcgctgggTCTGGGTGGTAACTGCCTTTGGTGTGTCTGGGAGAGCAGAAAGGAGTGTGAGCTGGCAAGacacagaaaagagagaaaccaAAGCAAGGCCAGGGCTGTGAACAAGCCGAGAACCTGGTGATCTGCGTCACTGGCACCAGCGCGGCCCCAGAGCTGCTGTCCCACTGTTACCTGCTCGCCTGCTGCAATGCCCTGGCAGCAGGGCTGCCGAGGTGGTGTCCACAGCCTCTCTGTCCTTCTGCAAGGAGACCCCAGGCTCTGAAGGCACCATGGCAGCGACACGCGCAGGGGCAGTGCTTGGCTCCATCCGGGTCACACCCGCTCTTGAGCCATTTCCATCCACCCTAGGATGGGACAGGTATCAGGCCCAGCTCCAGCCATCacccccaaatgtcaccccacaaGCGCCTGTTATCAGCTGGGGGATGGCGACCAAGGAAGGGGCATTCCACAGAGCGCGAATCAGTAACGGGGACCATGACAAAGCTGCACAAGGTGGAAAGGTGGTGCCTGCCTCCTTCGTTTGCCCCCGAGAGGGCAGGAACCCCCAGGGTCTTACCCCATCCTCCGGCAGCGGCTGCTGTAGGGAGCAGCTTTCAGCAGAGCACTCTGGGCTATCCTCCTCGTTCGGACCAGCAAAGGGGCCGGGGAGCCCTGGGGGAAAGGGGCAGAGCTCAGGCCAGCCTGGCCAAGTGTCtggcaggaaggggaaggggtgTCCACACGCACCTGTGTGCCCGCCTCCTCCGCCCGCATGAATTCCTCATGTTGTCGCTTCTGCACCTCATTCTCAAGCGAGCGCTTCCTGCCGTAGAAGCTCTGTAGGCCTGGAAGAGAGTGAGGGTTGTGGGCTGGCCCAGTGCGGTGGCAACCTCCCCCCACCAAGCCTGTGCACTTACTGGCGATGTGTTTCTTGCCGGCCCTGTGGACGGCCAGCACGTCCAGTGTGTCGAAGATGGGGCGGTGGGCGCACACGGTGCAGGCATACCTGTGCCAGGGAGGAGGCCCCATCAGGTTTGCCCTGCCCTGTGCTCTGAGACCAGCAGAACAGCCCCCCGGCAGCAAAAGAGGTTCGAGTTGCTCCTGCTGCCCAGGCCCATGGGAGCTCAGGGTTTGCCCACCCACAGGGGTCCCGCTCACCTCCCACTCCTCAGCAGCAGCGCCTCATCCTCAGGGATGTAGTTGGCGAGCAGATCCGCGACACGTCGTTTCTGAGAGGGATGAATGAGGCCACATTAGCTGCTGCCAGAGGGGGTTTCTCCCCCCAATTCACCTTGTGGTCTCACCAGCCCAAGTGGGACAGACCAGGGGACCAACCCTTGTCCTCAGCCCAGCCACACCATGGACCCACCCACCCCTCGGTCAGGAGACCTGGGCACCCTGGGGACCTCCAAAGGGAGCAGCGACGATGGGGGCTGCTGGGAACGGGGTGCAGGTGGGGGAAACTGGGGGGTCGAGGTGGGGGAGAAAGGGGGCTGctaggggggatttggggggagacTGGAGAACAGCACAAGCTGAGGTGAGGGAAGGGGGTATTTTGGGGGTCAGGTATGGGGCAAGGAAGCATTTGGGAATCAGAGTAGGGGAAGGGAATATTTGGGGGACAGGAGGGTATTTTCAGAGACAGGTCTGGGGGCAGGAGGTATAGACAGGGGCATATTTGGCAAGGGTGAATAAGGGGACTGGGACTGGGGGTACTTGGAGGGCTGGTCTGGGGGCAGGAGAATATTTGTGGGCAGAGGGATTTGAGGGCTgggagggatttgggggcagGTCAGGGAGGCATTTGTGGAGGCATTTGTGGTGGGGGGAAGTCTGGAAGTAGGGGGATGTTGAAGGGGTTAAGTCAGGACAGAAGATAACTGGGGGGCAGGTCTATGGCTGGGGGCATTAAGGGGGGGCAGGGGATGATGAAGGGCAGGAAGAAGGAGGGGGAAGTTAAGGTGGGGAGTAATTGAGatagggagaagggggaagaggtCTGAGGTTATctgaggggggcagaggggtatTTAGGAAGAAGTATTAAATATTATTTAGGTATTTAG of the Apteryx mantelli isolate bAptMan1 chromosome 31, bAptMan1.hap1, whole genome shotgun sequence genome contains:
- the SCNM1 gene encoding sodium channel modifier 1, translating into MSFKREGDDPSQLGVLQKRRVADLLANYIPEDEALLLRSGRYACTVCAHRPIFDTLDVLAVHRAGKKHIASLQSFYGRKRSLENEVQKRQHEEFMRAEEAGTQGSPAPLLVRTRRIAQSALLKAAPYSSRCRRMGVDGNGSRAGVTRMEPSTAPARVAAMVPSEPGVSLQKDREAVDTTSAALLPGHCSRRADTPKAVTTQTQRGGKGKASSSPASQPEALNPERCQALEQYLQLRSAGWIQDRSGKWVKDENAEFDSDEDEPPVLLPA